AGATGTAACCATTGTGACAGCGGGGGCATCTATTCCGGAAGATGCTGAATAAGCGAGTTCCCTTTTTGAACATATATAGATGGTATGGGGTGCCTAAGGTACGGCAAAGGCACTAAGAAAATGAATGCATTTCAATGATATCAGTCACACAACTGAGACACGAATTCGGTGGAGAAGCACTCTTTAGAAAGGTTAGCTTTCAAGTGAAACCTTCGGATCGGATAGGATTAACCGGAAAAAACGGGGCGGGTAAGTCGACCATGTTGAAGTTACTCGCCGGATGGATGAGTGCGACTTCTGGATTCATCAGCAAGCCCAAGGTGATCTCGATTGGATACCTTCCACAAGACATTACGCCGGAAGGGGAGCGAACTGTGCGTGAAGAGGCCGCATTGGCTTTTGCCGGAATCAAGCAAATGAAAGAGCGTATTGAGGAGATCAATGCC
This portion of the Flavobacteriales bacterium genome encodes:
- a CDS encoding ABC-F family ATP-binding cassette domain-containing protein — its product is MISVTQLRHEFGGEALFRKVSFQVKPSDRIGLTGKNGAGKSTMLKLLAGWMSATSGFISKPKVISIGYLPQDITPEGERTVREEAALAFAGIKQMKERIEEINAELIERTDYESDSI